The nucleotide sequence CATTGTTGAAGAGTTCGAATACGCCCTCGCCAACGGCGTGGAGACCCGCCCGTACATCGTTGGCCCGGTCACGTTCCTGCTCCTGAGCAAGGCTTCAGACGACGCCCCTGCCGGTTTCAGCCCGCTGTCCCGCCTCGAGGACGTGCTGCCGGTCTACTCCGCGCTGCTCGGGAAGCTGGCAGCCGCCGGCGCCAGCTGGGTCCAGTTGGACGAGCCCGCCCTGGTGGTGGACCAGGACACCCCTGAGCAGGAGATCCAGGCCGCCGTTGCCCGTGCCTACGAGGTCCTCGCCGGTGCCGCCAGCCGCCCGCAGCTGTTCGTCTCGACGCCGTACGGCGCCCTGAACGGCCAGCTCGGCACCCTGGCTGCCACCAACATCGACGCCCTGCACATCGACGTCTTCAAGGGAGAGGTTCCTTCCTCCGCAGCACTTGCCGCTCTGGGCAGCAAGACCCTCGTTGCCGGCGTCGTTGACGGCCACAACATCTGGCGCAACGACCTGCAGGCCTCGGCCAACAAGATCGCCGAGCTGCGGAAGAGCGTGGCCAAGCTGGCCATCAGCACCTCCACCTCCACCCAGCACGTCCCGCACGACGTCGCGGAAGAGGTCCAGCTGTCCGAGCAGCTGCGCAGCTGGCTGGCTTTCGCCGACCAGAAGGCCGTTGAGGTTGTGACCCTGGCCGGCCTGCTGGCCGACGCCGCCGCAGTCCAGCCGGCCATCGACGAGGCCACCCGCGTGATCGCTTCCCGCGCCGAAGCCGAGGGCGTGCGCCGCGCCGACGTCCGCGCCCGGACCGAAGCCCTGACCCCGGCCGACTTCAACCGCTCCGAGTACTCGGTCCGCGAAGCCGCCCAGGAAGCAGCGCTGAACCTGCCGCCGCTGCCCACCACCACCATCGGCTCCTTCCCGCAGACCTCGGAAATCCGTTCGGCCCGCGCCCGCAACAACAAGGGCGACCTGACCGACGAGCAGTACGGGCAGCTCATGAAGGACGAGATCAAGCGCGTCGTGGAGCTGCAGGAAGACCTCGGCTACGACGTCCTCGTCCACGGCGAGCCCGAGCGCAACGACATGGTCCAGTACTTCGCCGAGAACCTGGAAGGCTTTGACGTCACGGTCCACGGCTGGGTCCAGTCCTACGGCTCCCGCTGCACCCGTCCGTCCATCCTCTGGGGCGACGTCACCCGCAGCGCCCCCATCACGGTGGAGTGGGCCAAGTACGCCCAGTCGCTGACCAGCAAGCCGATGAAGGGCATGCTGACCGGTCCGGTCACCATCCTGGCCTGGTCCTTCGTCCGTGACGACCAGCCGCTGGGGGAGACCGCCAACCAGGTGGGCCTGGCGCTGCGCGACGAGATCGCCGACCTGGAAGCTGCCGGCATCAAGATCATCCAGGTTGACGAGCCCGCCCTGCGTGAACTGCTCCCGCTGCGCAAGGCCGACCAGCCCGCTTACCTCGACTGGTCCGTCAACTCCTTCCGCCTGGCCACTGCCGGTGCCGCTGACGCCACGCAGATCCACACCCACCTGTGCTACTCCGAGTTCGGTGTGATCATCGACGCCATCGACGGCCTGGACGCCGACGTGACATCGATCGAAGCCGCCCGCTCCCGCATGGAGGTCGTCCACGACCTCGAGTCCCACGGCTTCGGCCGCGGCGTCGGACCCGGCGTTTACGACATCCACTCCCCGCGGGTTCCGGGCGAGCAGGAAGTCACCGAACTGCTGAGCACCGCCGTGAAGCACGTCCCGTCCCGCCAGCTCTGGGTCAACCCTGACTGCGGACTGAAGACCCGCGGCTACGCCGAGACCGAAGCGTCCCTGCGGAACCTGGTCTCAGCCACCAAGACAGTCCGCGCGGAACTGCTCGAAGGCGCAAAATAGGAATGTAGCCGCTGATCGAGCTTGAGACGCCGACGGCGGGCGGTCACCAAAAGGTGACGGCCCGCCGTCGGCGTTTAAGCATCGACTGCTGCGTAGACGCCCTTATGCGCGCTCAAAAGGGCGCTTACGGAGCAACCGATGCGGGGTTCAGGATTCCCAGACGATCTCGTCGTCGACGACGCCGTCCTCGTCTGCGGAAGCGACCAGGACCTCATCGGTGAAGTGCTCGCCCAGGGTGAAGTCCATGACGAAGTACCGTTCGGGCTGGCCCGGGTAGATTCCCACGTGGCCGAGTTTCAGTGCCTTCAGGAACACGGCGTTGGTGAGCTGGCTCCTGTCCTTCACGCCGAAGACCTTCTGCAGGTGCTCTTCCTTGATGGCGTTGCAGTGGAATTGGAGGTATTCCTGCGGGCTGGTGCCCTCCTGCTCGAGCTCCTCGGCAATCATCTCCCTGACCTCATCCACGAGTTCGGGGAGGTAACGGAGCCGGTAGTCCACCTTGTGCATTGCCGCTTCATCGAAGTGGTCGTTGGCGTTGATGTTCAGATCCAGCTCAAGGCGTTGGCCGGCGAGTTCGTGCTCCGCGGCAATGTTGTGGTCCCTGCCGTGGTTCAGCTCGATTACTCCGAAGTGCTGGCTCGCTACCTTGGTGGTCATATCTTCAACATAGACCCGAAAAGCAGAGCATTCCAGCATCGGGGGTCATTTAACTGACGATGCCAGCCCGCCCAGGGTTTCGGCCAGCAGGTCCACGAACAGCTGCACCCGGGCGGTCTTCTTGTCGTTGATCAGCAGGGCGAAGACGTTGCGGGCCAGCCTGATTTCGGGGACGTCCAGCACCACGACGCCCGCCGGCCGGTGGAGCAGCGCCAGCTCCGGCACCAGGGCTGCGCCCAGCCCGGCGGCTGCCATCTCGAGGCTGGCATGGAAGTCGTCGCTGTGGGCCACCACGCGGGGGTGGAGATTGCAGCCGGCGAAGAGCCGTTCAATGACGGTGGCGTCACTCGTGCCGGGGTGGTGCATGATCCACGGCATGTCCGAAAGGTGGTCCGCGGCGACCTTCGCGTCGGTGCGGAAGCCCCAGCCGGCGGGAAGGACCACGCGGAAGTTGTCGTCGCCGATCCACTGCCGGTTGATGGTGTGCGGCCAGGCCAGCCCGGACTGTCCCACCTGGTACACGAGGGCCACGTCCACGTCTCCGCCAGTGCGCAGCCCCTGGATGGTCTGGGCGGGCTCAGCCACGGAAACCCGCAGGTCGATTCCGAGGCCCTTCCAAGCGGGACTCCGCAGAATCCGCGGCAGCACGTAGGTTGCCAGGCTGGGGAAAATGCCCAGCCGGAGCTCCTGGCTTGTGGTGTCCTGCGTCTTCGATGCGGCTGCCATCAGCGCCTCGATGTCGGTGAGGACTTTCGCCGCGTGG is from Arthrobacter sp. QXT-31 and encodes:
- the metE gene encoding 5-methyltetrahydropteroyltriglutamate--homocysteine S-methyltransferase; its protein translation is MPENNATPFPSASILGYPRIGRRRELKKAVEAYWAGKIDAAALDAAAKEIQLGTAKRLQGLGLTEAAAVPGTFSFYDQVLDAAAHVGAVPARFGNLLNAEGQLDIDGYFTLARGNKEQQPLEMTKWFDTNYHYLVPEIGPETNFALTSNRIVEEFEYALANGVETRPYIVGPVTFLLLSKASDDAPAGFSPLSRLEDVLPVYSALLGKLAAAGASWVQLDEPALVVDQDTPEQEIQAAVARAYEVLAGAASRPQLFVSTPYGALNGQLGTLAATNIDALHIDVFKGEVPSSAALAALGSKTLVAGVVDGHNIWRNDLQASANKIAELRKSVAKLAISTSTSTQHVPHDVAEEVQLSEQLRSWLAFADQKAVEVVTLAGLLADAAAVQPAIDEATRVIASRAEAEGVRRADVRARTEALTPADFNRSEYSVREAAQEAALNLPPLPTTTIGSFPQTSEIRSARARNNKGDLTDEQYGQLMKDEIKRVVELQEDLGYDVLVHGEPERNDMVQYFAENLEGFDVTVHGWVQSYGSRCTRPSILWGDVTRSAPITVEWAKYAQSLTSKPMKGMLTGPVTILAWSFVRDDQPLGETANQVGLALRDEIADLEAAGIKIIQVDEPALRELLPLRKADQPAYLDWSVNSFRLATAGAADATQIHTHLCYSEFGVIIDAIDGLDADVTSIEAARSRMEVVHDLESHGFGRGVGPGVYDIHSPRVPGEQEVTELLSTAVKHVPSRQLWVNPDCGLKTRGYAETEASLRNLVSATKTVRAELLEGAK
- a CDS encoding DUF2004 domain-containing protein, producing the protein MTTKVASQHFGVIELNHGRDHNIAAEHELAGQRLELDLNINANDHFDEAAMHKVDYRLRYLPELVDEVREMIAEELEQEGTSPQEYLQFHCNAIKEEHLQKVFGVKDRSQLTNAVFLKALKLGHVGIYPGQPERYFVMDFTLGEHFTDEVLVASADEDGVVDDEIVWES
- a CDS encoding LysR family transcriptional regulator; translation: MVNPVHLRTLLEVTRLGSFAAAAARLGYTASAVSQQMSALERDTGVRLFQRSARSVVPTDAAMVMARHAAKVLTDIEALMAAASKTQDTTSQELRLGIFPSLATYVLPRILRSPAWKGLGIDLRVSVAEPAQTIQGLRTGGDVDVALVYQVGQSGLAWPHTINRQWIGDDNFRVVLPAGWGFRTDAKVAADHLSDMPWIMHHPGTSDATVIERLFAGCNLHPRVVAHSDDFHASLEMAAAGLGAALVPELALLHRPAGVVVLDVPEIRLARNVFALLINDKKTARVQLFVDLLAETLGGLASSVK